The DNA region GGAACCTTCTTCTCGTTCAGGTACTTCATTGCCGCGCCGAACGAGTAGGTGTTCATGTACGCGTTCACGACGGCGAACACGCCCTTTTGCTCAACCAGGGCCTTGGCAGCCAGCAAGACTTCCGCCTCGCAGTTGATGCACGCGGTCTGCAGGAAGAGCCTCACCTTCCGGCCGTTGATCCCCCCGCGCGCATTGAGCACGTTCACATACGCCTGAGTCGTCCGGTACAGAGGCCGTCCCAGTTCCGCCGCCGGTCCGTCCATCGGGACGATGATCCCAATCTTGATCTCGCCTGCCGTGACCCCAGGTGCGCTCGCGTAGTTCACCTTCCCCGTTCTGCCGCCCTTTCCCGGAACAAAGATCGTGCGCGGGGCCACCGTCGAGGACGACGGAACCCGCCCCGTCGATACAGGGAGCGGCGGCAGGGTTTGCGTGACTTGGGAGTTAATGGCGACCCGTCGCGGCTGAAACAGAGCGCACGACGGCAACAGAACTGCGATGGCCATCGAAAACGCCACGATGGCGGCTCGGGGAGTCCTGGTACGCGAAATCACAGCGGGGCCCTCATCTCCACTATCAACAGATTCTACGCGCACGCCCCGCATCCTCTACAAACGACCCCCGACAAATCGACCCACCCAGGAGTTGGATGTCGGTTAACCCCACCGAGTCGCCGCATCTTGGCAAGCGCTCGAACATCGCCACCCGGGTGCCGCGATCCTGAACCCGGTAGGTCGCCGCTCGAACCAGATGCTCTTACGAGGTTTGGCCTGAAGGTATTTCCACGTCGACTCCAAGAACACCCGCGGCAGAGGCAAGCCGTGCGTCATAGGTGACGATTGCCGTCAGCGCATCCCCAAGCGACAGCGCGGATGCTAGATGGATGGCATCGAGTAAACGAAGGGTCGTCGGGCCGATGGCGGCCGCACGGTCCAGGACGGCATCATCGATGCGGAGTAGGGCAATCGCACCGAGCACAGCTTCCGCCCGGCGCACCTCGCTTTTCGGGGCGCGCACGCGACTCATCGCCCGGAATACCTCCACTCGTGCAAGCGCGC from Actinomycetota bacterium includes:
- a CDS encoding type II toxin-antitoxin system VapC family toxin: MELLYLDSSALVKLISREPETAALTDRLAGQPDVVSSALARVEVFRAMSRVRAPKSEVRRAEAVLGAIALLRIDDAVLDRAAAIGPTTLRLLDAIHLASALSLGDALTAIVTYDARLASAAGVLGVDVEIPSGQTS